A genomic stretch from Enterobacter dykesii includes:
- a CDS encoding Cu(+)/Ag(+) sensor histidine kinase codes for MRVKPLRRPFSLALRLTFFISLSTILAFFAFTWFMLHSVEKHFAEQDISDLEQISTAMHRILQSPVDPDQKKISKIKESIASYRNVAVLLLDPQGNTLFSSAQGAALRPAMNAADFSEHRRAQDVFLWTVEDPAENMHAGSDMKMETYRIIASSGTATLQGKTQGYVMLIGLSINFHLHYLEALKRNLLMIAAAISLLIILVIRIAVRQGHLPLRNVSNAIKNITSENLDARLEPSRVPVELEQLVISFNQMIEKIEDVFTRQANFSADIAHEIRTPITNLVTQTEIALSQNRSQKELEDVLYSSLEEYNRMTRMVSDMLFLAQADNNQLIPDRVMFDLSAEVIKVFDFFEAWAEERNVTLKFRGMPCLIEGDPQMFRRAVNNLLSNALRYTPAGKAVTVSISKQDNDVELMIENPGTPIPQEHLSKLFDRFYRVDPSRQRKGEGSGIGLAIVKSIVTAHHGKVRVESDAVSTRFILSVPVKVT; via the coding sequence ATGCGCGTTAAGCCCCTCCGACGCCCGTTCTCACTTGCCCTGCGGCTGACCTTTTTTATCAGCCTCTCCACCATTCTGGCCTTCTTCGCCTTTACCTGGTTTATGCTGCACTCCGTTGAGAAGCACTTTGCCGAGCAGGATATCAGCGACCTTGAGCAGATCAGCACCGCGATGCACCGCATCCTGCAGTCTCCGGTCGATCCTGACCAAAAGAAAATCAGTAAAATCAAAGAGTCGATCGCCAGCTACCGCAACGTGGCCGTCCTGCTCCTGGATCCGCAGGGAAATACCCTGTTCAGCTCGGCGCAAGGGGCGGCACTGCGCCCTGCGATGAACGCGGCAGACTTTAGCGAACACCGCCGCGCGCAGGATGTGTTTCTCTGGACGGTTGAAGATCCTGCTGAAAACATGCACGCCGGGTCCGATATGAAAATGGAAACGTACCGGATTATCGCCTCTTCAGGCACGGCGACGCTGCAGGGCAAAACGCAGGGTTACGTGATGCTTATCGGGCTCTCGATTAATTTTCATCTGCACTACCTTGAGGCGCTGAAAAGGAATCTCCTGATGATTGCCGCGGCGATCAGCCTGCTGATTATTCTTGTCATTCGCATCGCGGTTCGTCAGGGCCATTTGCCCCTGCGTAACGTCAGCAACGCCATTAAAAATATCACTTCAGAAAACCTGGATGCTCGTCTGGAGCCGTCTCGCGTGCCCGTTGAGCTGGAACAGCTGGTCATCTCCTTCAATCAGATGATCGAAAAGATTGAAGATGTCTTTACCCGTCAGGCGAATTTTTCTGCCGATATCGCGCATGAAATCAGAACTCCCATCACCAACCTGGTGACGCAAACGGAAATCGCGTTGAGCCAGAACCGCTCGCAGAAAGAGCTGGAAGATGTTCTGTACTCCAGCCTTGAAGAGTACAACCGGATGACCCGCATGGTCAGCGACATGCTTTTCCTGGCGCAGGCGGATAATAACCAGCTCATCCCTGACCGGGTGATGTTTGATTTAAGTGCGGAGGTCATAAAAGTCTTCGATTTCTTCGAAGCCTGGGCGGAAGAACGCAACGTTACGCTGAAATTTAGAGGGATGCCCTGCCTGATAGAAGGCGATCCGCAGATGTTCAGAAGAGCAGTGAATAATCTGCTCTCCAACGCCCTGCGCTACACGCCAGCCGGGAAAGCGGTGACGGTCTCCATCAGCAAACAGGATAACGACGTTGAGCTGATGATAGAAAATCCCGGTACGCCGATCCCGCAAGAGCATCTGTCGAAGCTGTTTGACCGCTTTTATCGCGTCGATCCGTCAAGGCAGCGCAAAGGCGAAGGCAGCGGGATCGGGCTTGCCATCGTGAAGTCCATCGTCACCGCGCACCACGGAAAAGTCCGCGTGGAGTCGGATGCGGTATCGACGCGCTTCATCCTCTCCGTGCCGGTAAAAGTGACCTGA
- a CDS encoding LysR family transcriptional regulator codes for MSDPDFNLLVALDVLLAEASVAGAARRLNLSTSAMSRTLSRLREVTGDPILVRAGRHMVLTPWAEATRDRARSAVHEARAVLQPSTDTLKVENLERLFTIRANDGFVVAFGPMLIAAVASVAPGVCIRFSPKPEKTSRYLREGLVDLEIGVQNNMGPEIRLQRLFQDRFVGAVRKGHPLSFQPDVSLDDYVAWGHVVASPNGALHGAVDDALAERGMKRKIASVVPGFPTALSVALASDLIAMVPALYLLNQPMNEHVHVFELPFKTRTITVSQMWHPRMERDPGHRWLREKVLEVCRPVR; via the coding sequence GTGTCCGATCCTGATTTTAACCTTCTGGTTGCGCTCGACGTTCTGCTGGCAGAAGCCAGCGTGGCGGGCGCGGCGCGACGTTTGAACCTCAGCACCTCCGCCATGAGCCGCACCCTGAGCAGACTGCGAGAGGTGACCGGCGATCCTATTCTCGTGCGGGCCGGCCGTCATATGGTGCTGACGCCCTGGGCCGAAGCCACGCGGGACCGCGCCAGAAGCGCCGTACATGAGGCGAGGGCGGTGCTGCAGCCCTCCACCGACACGCTGAAGGTGGAAAATCTCGAACGGCTGTTCACCATCCGGGCCAACGACGGTTTTGTGGTGGCGTTTGGTCCAATGCTAATTGCTGCGGTGGCGAGCGTTGCGCCCGGGGTATGCATCCGCTTCTCACCGAAACCGGAAAAAACGTCACGCTACTTGCGGGAGGGGCTTGTCGATCTGGAGATCGGCGTGCAGAACAATATGGGGCCTGAAATACGGCTGCAAAGGCTCTTTCAGGACCGGTTTGTTGGCGCGGTGCGCAAGGGACATCCGCTGTCATTTCAGCCTGATGTCAGCCTTGACGATTATGTCGCGTGGGGCCATGTGGTGGCCTCTCCGAACGGAGCCTTACATGGGGCTGTCGATGACGCGCTGGCGGAACGGGGGATGAAACGCAAGATCGCCAGCGTAGTGCCCGGATTTCCGACGGCATTATCCGTGGCGCTGGCGTCCGATTTGATTGCCATGGTGCCGGCGCTGTACCTGCTCAATCAGCCGATGAACGAGCATGTACACGTCTTTGAACTGCCGTTTAAAACCCGGACCATTACGGTGTCGCAGATGTGGCATCCGCGCATGGAAAGGGATCCGGGGCATCGCTGGCTCAGGGAAAAGGTACTGGAAGTGTGTCGGCCCGTGCGCTGA
- a CDS encoding MFS transporter, protein MTLFSNLPGDEGLPGHERARVMAAVMTTTLMGVFDGTMINIALPSMARAMQVPANVAVWFANGYLLSAAMTLAIFAALAARVGYRPVFLAGLTTFTLTSFGCALATTPEMLTGMRILQGIGGAATLSIAPAILRAVFPGRLLGRILGLHALLIASSTAIAPVLGGTILDMLSWQWLFAINIVPGSIALLLAWRALPRETAVDRTPFDAPGAVLSAALLGSAIMMADSLQSVTRPISQAALCWGVLTLVSAFAFIWRIRRAKNPILPPVIFKNGRFTLAALTSLASFVSQGITFVALPFLFQSVYGYTPVVSALLFTPWPIGIVLIAPHAGRWADTISAPLISTIGLMIFVGGLVLLATLPENPSAWNICLRSLVCGIGFGCFQSPNNREMLSNVAREYASYASGVLSIVRTFGQCLGAAVVGVLMAAEAGSDPQHAVHVALWIGVIASMASVLFSLSRLRPAVRASA, encoded by the coding sequence ATGACGCTATTTTCAAACCTGCCCGGCGATGAAGGCTTACCCGGTCATGAACGCGCCCGGGTGATGGCCGCCGTCATGACCACCACGCTGATGGGCGTCTTTGACGGCACCATGATCAACATCGCGCTGCCCTCCATGGCAAGGGCGATGCAGGTTCCCGCGAACGTTGCGGTCTGGTTCGCCAACGGTTACCTGCTGTCAGCGGCAATGACGCTAGCCATCTTCGCGGCGCTGGCGGCGCGCGTGGGCTATCGCCCGGTTTTTCTTGCCGGGCTTACCACCTTTACGCTCACCTCGTTCGGCTGCGCGCTGGCAACAACGCCAGAAATGTTAACCGGGATGCGAATTCTGCAGGGCATCGGCGGCGCGGCGACCCTGAGTATCGCTCCGGCGATCCTGCGAGCCGTTTTTCCGGGACGGCTGCTGGGCCGCATTCTGGGGCTGCACGCCCTGCTTATCGCCTCCAGCACGGCTATTGCCCCGGTACTCGGCGGAACCATACTGGACATGCTGAGCTGGCAGTGGCTGTTCGCCATTAACATTGTCCCGGGCAGCATCGCCCTGCTGCTGGCATGGCGGGCCCTGCCGCGGGAAACGGCCGTTGACCGCACTCCCTTTGACGCGCCGGGCGCCGTGCTCTCCGCCGCGCTGTTAGGTTCGGCGATCATGATGGCCGACAGCCTTCAGAGCGTGACGCGCCCGATTAGCCAGGCAGCCTTATGCTGGGGTGTTCTCACGCTGGTCAGCGCCTTCGCCTTTATCTGGCGGATTCGGCGGGCAAAAAATCCCATACTGCCGCCTGTTATCTTCAAAAACGGGCGCTTTACCCTCGCCGCGCTGACCTCGCTGGCCTCGTTTGTCAGTCAGGGCATCACCTTTGTCGCGCTACCGTTCCTGTTTCAGAGCGTGTATGGCTACACCCCGGTGGTCTCCGCGCTGCTGTTCACCCCGTGGCCGATTGGCATCGTGCTGATCGCGCCGCACGCGGGACGCTGGGCGGATACGATTTCCGCGCCGCTGATCTCGACAATCGGGCTGATGATTTTTGTCGGTGGGCTGGTCCTGCTGGCCACCCTGCCGGAAAATCCTTCCGCGTGGAATATCTGCCTGCGCAGTCTGGTCTGCGGGATTGGGTTTGGCTGCTTCCAGAGCCCCAATAACCGGGAGATGCTCTCTAACGTGGCGCGGGAATATGCCAGCTATGCCTCCGGCGTGTTGTCCATCGTCAGGACGTTTGGACAGTGTCTGGGTGCGGCCGTGGTAGGGGTTCTGATGGCCGCAGAGGCAGGATCGGACCCTCAACATGCCGTCCATGTTGCGCTGTGGATAGGCGTCATCGCCTCAATGGCTTCGGTGTTATTCAGCCTGAGCCGGCTGCGCCCTGCGGTTCGGGCGTCAGCCTAG